In Bradysia coprophila strain Holo2 unplaced genomic scaffold, BU_Bcop_v1 contig_350, whole genome shotgun sequence, a genomic segment contains:
- the LOC119080810 gene encoding uncharacterized protein LOC119080810, with translation MEVDMDPVVVTPANISVDTDVEMSIEGAPPNLDHVYAIVPPMPQTPFPITRPSVNVKAITRQCLEIICALEAAGGEPTFGEVYRQLEADGETRTPALVFSSILELASSQPK, from the exons ATGGAAGTCGACATGGATCCAGTCGTTGTGACTCCAGCAAACATTTCAGTTGACACTGATGTCGAGATGTCTATTGAGGGGGCACCACCGAATTTGGATCACGTCTATGCTATTGTGCCACCGATGCCTCAAACACCGTTTCCG ATCACACGACCGAGCGTCAACGTAAAAGCGATCACCAGACAATGCCTGGAAATAATCTGTGCACTGGAGGCAGCCGGTGGTGAGCCAACATTCGGAGAGGTGTATAGACAATTGGAAGCCGATGGTGAAACAAGAACGCCAGCTCTAGTATTTTCGTCCATTCTGGAGCTAGCCAGTAGCCAACCGAAATAA